From Halorubrum salinarum, the proteins below share one genomic window:
- a CDS encoding DUF2237 family protein, with amino-acid sequence MSTDDSDGEPGERNVFGGDLAPCGGEPTTGYRRDGYCRDVDGDVGEHTLCAVVTAEFLRYSRDRGNDLIAPRPEFDFPGLEPGDRWCLCVGRWTEAAEAGVAPPVVLEATNESVLRAVDADRLREHEFDPEAFEPGSLD; translated from the coding sequence ATGTCGACCGACGACTCCGACGGGGAGCCCGGCGAGCGCAACGTCTTCGGCGGCGACTTGGCCCCCTGCGGCGGCGAGCCGACGACCGGCTACCGCCGCGACGGGTACTGCCGCGACGTCGACGGCGACGTGGGCGAACACACGCTCTGTGCGGTCGTCACGGCCGAGTTCCTCCGGTACAGCCGCGACCGCGGCAACGACCTGATCGCGCCGCGCCCCGAGTTCGACTTCCCTGGGCTGGAGCCGGGCGACCGCTGGTGCCTCTGCGTCGGTCGCTGGACGGAGGCGGCCGAGGCGGGGGTCGCGCCGCCGGTCGTCCTCGAGGCAACGAACGAGTCCGTGCTGCGCGCGGTCGACGCCGACCGGCTCCGCGAGCACGAGTTCGACCCGGAGGCGTTCGAGCCCGGGAGCCTCGACTGA
- a CDS encoding MFS transporter has protein sequence MNRDRISEYDALILVSLVWFLGKFVRYLFPPLFESIQGAYGVSNAVVGTAFTGFMIVYALLQFPSGAVADRIGPVRVIVAGALVAGAGSLAVVFDAPFAALVAAMLVIGAGTGVHKTVSVRLIARVYPARTGRMLGAHDTLGAMGGVAAPAVVVAVLSAPPALAAVLARLPGADWRAPFLLTGALAVGLAVATAVRLSGSPAATGATASDGDSPGAGEYLRLFRNPRFSAFVLVTVGFSFAHNGLVAFLPLYLSEAAGLAAATANLLYSLVFAVTFVQLVTGDLSDRVGRFPVMVAALGLAAAALVALVSLPSLGLGAVAAAVVVALFGFGSHGFQPVRSAYLMELLPERLAGGGLGVVRTLLMGAGALAPSAVGILADAVGFRPAFALLAGSMGLAAVVAAGLWVTE, from the coding sequence ATGAACCGAGACCGGATCAGCGAGTACGACGCCCTGATCCTCGTCTCGCTCGTCTGGTTCCTCGGGAAGTTCGTCCGGTATCTCTTCCCCCCGCTGTTCGAGTCGATACAGGGCGCCTACGGCGTGAGCAACGCCGTCGTCGGGACCGCGTTCACGGGATTCATGATCGTGTACGCCCTCCTCCAGTTCCCGAGCGGCGCGGTCGCGGACCGGATCGGCCCGGTGCGGGTGATCGTCGCGGGCGCGCTCGTCGCCGGCGCGGGGTCGCTCGCGGTCGTCTTCGACGCGCCCTTCGCCGCGCTGGTCGCCGCGATGCTCGTCATCGGGGCCGGCACCGGCGTCCACAAGACCGTCTCGGTGCGGCTGATCGCCCGCGTCTACCCCGCCCGCACCGGGCGGATGCTCGGCGCGCACGACACGCTCGGCGCGATGGGCGGCGTCGCCGCGCCCGCGGTCGTCGTCGCCGTCCTCTCGGCGCCGCCCGCGCTCGCCGCCGTCCTCGCCCGGCTCCCGGGCGCCGACTGGCGCGCGCCGTTCCTCCTCACCGGCGCCCTCGCGGTCGGGCTCGCGGTTGCCACCGCGGTCCGCCTCTCCGGGTCGCCGGCGGCGACCGGCGCGACCGCGAGCGACGGCGACTCGCCCGGCGCGGGCGAGTACCTCCGGCTGTTCCGGAACCCGCGCTTCTCGGCGTTCGTGCTGGTGACCGTCGGGTTCTCGTTCGCGCACAACGGGCTGGTCGCGTTCCTCCCGCTGTACCTCTCTGAGGCCGCGGGCCTCGCGGCCGCGACCGCGAACCTCCTGTACTCGCTCGTGTTCGCGGTGACGTTCGTCCAGCTGGTCACCGGCGACCTCTCGGACCGCGTCGGCCGCTTCCCGGTGATGGTCGCGGCGCTCGGGCTGGCGGCGGCGGCGCTCGTCGCGCTCGTCTCGCTGCCGAGCCTCGGGCTCGGCGCCGTCGCCGCCGCGGTCGTCGTCGCCCTCTTCGGGTTCGGATCGCACGGGTTCCAGCCGGTGCGCAGCGCCTACCTGATGGAACTGCTCCCGGAGCGGCTGGCGGGCGGCGGGCTCGGCGTCGTCCGGACGCTGCTGATGGGCGCCGGCGCGCTCGCGCCGAGCGCGGTCGGCATCCTCGCCGACGCGGTCGGATTTCGGCCGGCATTCGCCCTCCTCGCCGGGTCGATGGGACTCGCGGCGGTCGTCGCCGCCGGCCTCTGGGTGACGGAGTGA
- a CDS encoding signal recognition particle protein Srp54, producing MVLDDLGTSLRSSLDKLQGKSRLSESDVEEIVKEIQRSLLSADVDVSLVMELSDSIKSRALEEEPPGGTTAKDHVLKIVYEEMVELVGDSTELPLENQTILLAGLQGSGKTTSAAKMAWWFSKKGLRPAVIQTDTFRPGAYDQAKQMCERAEVDFYGNPDNDDPVDIARTGLEETADADVHIVDTAGRHALEDDLIAEIEEIEGVVDPDRSLLVLDAAIGQGAKEQARQFEESIGIEGVVITKLDGTAKGGGALTAVNETDSSIAFLGTGETVQDIERFEPSGFISRLLGMGDLKQLSERVERAMQETQEEDEDWDPEDMLKGEFTLKDMKRQMDAMNKMGPLDQVMDMIPGLGGGMMDELPDDAMDVTQDRMRRFERIMDSMTEEELENPRVVGQSRTERIARGSGTDEETVRQLLEQHSMMEETIGQFQGMGEGDMQRMMKKMGGEGGGLGDMMGGGKGPF from the coding sequence ATGGTACTCGACGACCTCGGTACGTCCCTGCGGAGCAGCCTCGACAAGCTCCAGGGGAAGTCCCGACTCTCCGAGAGCGACGTCGAGGAGATCGTCAAGGAGATCCAGCGCTCCCTGCTGTCCGCCGACGTCGACGTCTCCCTCGTGATGGAGCTGTCGGACTCGATCAAGTCCCGCGCGCTCGAAGAGGAGCCGCCGGGCGGCACCACCGCGAAGGACCACGTCCTCAAGATCGTCTACGAGGAGATGGTCGAGCTGGTCGGCGACTCCACCGAGCTCCCCTTAGAGAACCAGACGATCCTCCTCGCCGGCCTCCAGGGGTCGGGGAAGACCACCTCCGCGGCGAAGATGGCCTGGTGGTTCTCGAAGAAGGGGCTCCGCCCCGCGGTGATCCAGACGGACACCTTCCGGCCGGGCGCGTACGACCAGGCGAAGCAGATGTGCGAGCGCGCCGAGGTCGATTTCTACGGGAACCCCGACAACGACGACCCGGTCGACATCGCGCGGACCGGCCTCGAAGAGACGGCCGACGCCGACGTTCACATCGTCGACACGGCGGGCCGCCACGCCCTCGAAGACGACCTGATCGCGGAGATCGAAGAGATCGAGGGCGTCGTCGACCCCGACCGCTCGCTGCTCGTCTTAGACGCCGCGATCGGCCAGGGCGCGAAGGAGCAGGCCCGGCAGTTCGAGGAGTCGATCGGCATCGAGGGCGTCGTGATCACCAAGCTCGACGGGACCGCGAAGGGGGGCGGCGCGCTCACCGCGGTCAACGAGACCGACTCCTCCATCGCCTTCCTCGGCACCGGGGAGACGGTCCAGGACATCGAGCGCTTCGAGCCCTCCGGGTTCATCTCGCGGCTGCTCGGGATGGGCGACCTCAAGCAGCTCTCCGAGCGCGTCGAGCGCGCGATGCAGGAGACCCAGGAGGAGGACGAGGACTGGGACCCCGAGGACATGCTGAAGGGGGAGTTCACCCTGAAGGACATGAAGCGGCAGATGGACGCGATGAACAAGATGGGGCCGCTCGACCAGGTGATGGACATGATCCCCGGGCTCGGCGGCGGGATGATGGACGAGCTGCCGGACGACGCGATGGACGTCACCCAAGACCGGATGCGCCGCTTCGAGCGCATCATGGACTCGATGACCGAAGAGGAGCTGGAGAACCCCCGCGTCGTCGGCCAGTCGCGCACCGAGCGGATCGCCCGCGGCTCCGGCACCGACGAGGAGACGGTCCGCCAGCTGCTCGAACAGCACTCGATGATGGAGGAGACCATCGGCCAGTTCCAGGGGATGGGCGAGGGCGACATGCAGCGCATGATGAAGAAGATGGGCGGCGAGGGCGGCGGCCTCGGCGACATGATGGGGGGCGGCAAGGGGCCGTTCTAA
- a CDS encoding DICT sensory domain-containing protein, with protein MAESLRSFFDEIEAPDRHLVLLNRSSPDPVRNLLDSLLDGQPVSVSEVEADSAADDDVVALVEEGSVVARSTLDELLESVLLINSDLYKTGAIELDEVALPAVFEGLDEVPFQLRGYPASNKEKLLLIIISRVIERIAAEHGSGTLRASFQRLSRIDDERGTRSVYERVAGTGVDVHVYGVGDADSLSGLPLTVHTGTSYPYQRSWFVVFTPPDGADGDHVALLALEDEPNVWEGFWTFRPELVTRIEKYIAEEV; from the coding sequence ATGGCCGAATCGCTCCGCTCGTTCTTCGACGAGATCGAGGCCCCGGACCGGCACCTCGTCCTCCTGAACCGGTCGTCGCCGGACCCGGTCCGAAACCTGTTAGACTCGCTGCTCGACGGCCAGCCCGTCTCGGTCAGCGAGGTCGAGGCCGACTCCGCGGCGGACGACGACGTGGTCGCGCTCGTCGAGGAGGGGTCGGTCGTCGCGCGCTCGACCCTCGACGAACTGCTCGAATCGGTGCTGCTCATCAACTCTGACCTGTACAAGACCGGCGCGATCGAACTCGACGAGGTCGCGCTCCCGGCCGTGTTCGAGGGGCTCGACGAGGTCCCGTTTCAACTCCGCGGGTACCCCGCTTCGAACAAGGAGAAGCTCCTCCTCATCATCATCTCTCGCGTGATAGAGCGGATCGCAGCCGAACACGGGTCGGGAACGCTGCGCGCCTCCTTCCAGCGCCTCTCGCGGATCGACGACGAGCGCGGCACCCGGTCAGTGTACGAGCGCGTCGCCGGGACCGGCGTCGACGTCCACGTGTACGGGGTGGGCGACGCGGATTCGCTCTCGGGGCTTCCGCTCACCGTCCACACCGGGACCTCCTACCCGTATCAGCGGTCGTGGTTCGTCGTGTTCACGCCCCCGGACGGCGCCGACGGCGACCATGTCGCGCTGCTCGCGCTCGAAGACGAGCCGAACGTCTGGGAGGGGTTCTGGACGTTCCGCCCGGAACTCGTGACGCGGATCGAGAAGTACATCGCTGAGGAGGTCTGA
- a CDS encoding pantoate kinase, with protein MSSQRATAFVPGHVTAFFSAHPAGDPAVAGSRGAGLTLADGVTVRVSAPADAVDGDGNDGDAVDASDRDGGGSDATDGGSRTIDGEAGSIGAVDDVLAELDATAADVAVETDLPIGAGFGVSGAAALGAALAANHAFDRACTENDLVRIAHAAEVGRGTGLGDVVAQARGGVPVRLEPGAPGAGELDGVPATARVEYVTFGELSTETVLDGDTDALTAAGEDALDRLRADPRLPTLMDAAREFAREADLLVPEVAEAVEAVDAAGGEAAMAMLGRTVFALGTGLSDAGYDPEVCRIDAAGARLVDGRDGE; from the coding sequence ATGAGCAGCCAGCGGGCGACCGCGTTCGTCCCGGGCCACGTCACCGCCTTCTTCAGCGCGCACCCCGCCGGCGACCCGGCGGTCGCCGGGTCGCGCGGCGCCGGGCTGACGCTCGCCGACGGCGTGACCGTCCGGGTGTCGGCGCCGGCCGACGCGGTCGACGGCGACGGGAACGACGGCGACGCGGTCGACGCGAGCGACCGCGACGGAGGCGGCAGCGACGCGACCGACGGCGGTTCGCGCACCATCGACGGCGAGGCCGGTTCGATCGGCGCCGTCGACGACGTCCTCGCCGAACTGGACGCGACCGCAGCCGACGTCGCGGTCGAGACCGACCTCCCGATCGGGGCCGGCTTCGGCGTCTCCGGCGCCGCGGCGCTGGGGGCCGCCCTCGCCGCGAACCACGCGTTCGACCGCGCCTGTACCGAGAACGACCTCGTCCGGATCGCCCACGCCGCGGAGGTCGGCCGCGGGACCGGCCTCGGCGACGTGGTCGCACAGGCTCGCGGCGGCGTCCCGGTCCGGCTTGAACCGGGCGCACCGGGCGCCGGCGAGCTCGACGGCGTCCCGGCGACCGCGCGCGTCGAGTACGTCACCTTCGGCGAACTGTCGACGGAGACCGTCCTCGACGGCGACACGGACGCGCTCACGGCGGCCGGCGAGGACGCGCTCGACCGGCTCCGCGCGGACCCGCGACTGCCGACGCTGATGGACGCCGCCCGTGAGTTCGCCCGCGAGGCGGACCTCCTCGTCCCCGAAGTCGCCGAGGCGGTCGAGGCCGTCGACGCGGCCGGCGGCGAGGCCGCGATGGCGATGCTCGGCCGGACGGTCTTCGCGCTCGGCACCGGGCTCTCCGACGCGGGCTACGACCCCGAGGTCTGTCGGATCGACGCGGCGGGCGCGCGGCTCGTCGACGGGCGCGACGGGGAGTAA
- a CDS encoding zinc ribbon domain-containing protein — MRNQLRPVLAALLALVFPGLGHLALRRWGRALLWHLTIVGGGVALFALYDVEPVDPLADPAALTAAVPTDVTLPIVLLSALSALDAYLVGRADAAERDRAEAAAEAMRRRAASGDDGPGGDQSPPPAAATGEDGETTEVSCPNCGKEVDADLDFCHWCTEPLPWAESDAR, encoded by the coding sequence ATGCGAAACCAGTTGCGCCCCGTCCTCGCGGCCCTGCTCGCGCTGGTCTTCCCGGGGCTCGGCCACCTCGCGTTGCGCCGGTGGGGGCGGGCGCTGCTGTGGCACCTGACGATCGTCGGCGGCGGGGTCGCGCTGTTCGCGCTGTACGACGTAGAGCCCGTCGACCCGCTGGCCGACCCCGCGGCGCTGACGGCGGCGGTCCCGACGGACGTGACGCTGCCCATCGTGCTCCTGTCCGCGCTGTCGGCGCTCGACGCGTACCTCGTCGGCCGCGCCGACGCCGCCGAACGCGACCGCGCCGAGGCCGCCGCAGAGGCGATGCGACGGCGGGCCGCGAGCGGCGACGACGGACCGGGGGGCGACCAGTCCCCCCCGCCGGCGGCCGCGACCGGCGAGGACGGCGAGACCACGGAGGTGTCCTGTCCCAACTGCGGCAAGGAGGTCGACGCCGACCTCGACTTCTGTCACTGGTGTACCGAGCCGCTCCCGTGGGCCGAGTCGGACGCCCGGTGA
- a CDS encoding phosphatase PAP2 family protein, producing MTAAAAGFVGVAGLVGGAALAAFAVLLPVCVGPDRIRAVLSDRDLLRERAVGIAPYVAGLALVLAVNKGSIRRIEAFSFEYGYRATTAIYAIEGDLVAAIQDAVPRAAVYYFGPMYVVGYVVLVAFPVAAYAFAERLRPLKRLVAAYAVNYAVAIACYAGIVAYGPRNYPTVPGADPSAAPVEPLLLDWFGGVTQLTSQVNAATNVFPSLHTALSVTVFLAAVSTHEEFPRWTYVAGALAGSIVVATVFLGIHWVTDVVAGGVLAAGSVAAANRIVD from the coding sequence ATGACCGCGGCGGCCGCCGGGTTCGTCGGGGTGGCCGGGCTCGTCGGCGGCGCTGCGCTCGCCGCGTTCGCGGTGCTGCTTCCGGTCTGCGTCGGTCCGGACCGCATCCGGGCCGTCCTCTCGGACCGCGACCTGCTCCGCGAGCGCGCCGTCGGGATCGCGCCGTACGTCGCGGGGCTCGCCCTCGTCCTCGCCGTCAACAAGGGGTCGATCCGGCGGATCGAGGCGTTCTCCTTCGAGTACGGCTACCGCGCGACGACCGCCATCTACGCGATAGAGGGCGACCTCGTGGCCGCGATACAGGACGCGGTCCCGCGGGCGGCGGTGTACTACTTCGGCCCGATGTACGTCGTCGGCTACGTCGTGCTGGTCGCGTTCCCGGTCGCGGCGTACGCGTTCGCCGAGCGGCTGCGCCCGCTGAAGCGGCTGGTCGCGGCGTACGCGGTCAACTACGCGGTGGCGATCGCCTGTTACGCCGGGATCGTCGCGTACGGCCCGCGCAACTACCCGACCGTGCCGGGCGCGGACCCGAGCGCTGCGCCCGTCGAGCCGCTGCTCCTCGACTGGTTCGGGGGAGTCACCCAGCTCACCTCGCAGGTGAACGCCGCCACGAACGTCTTCCCCTCCCTCCACACCGCGCTGTCGGTGACGGTGTTCCTCGCGGCCGTCTCGACCCACGAGGAGTTCCCGCGGTGGACCTACGTCGCGGGGGCGCTGGCCGGCAGCATCGTCGTCGCGACCGTGTTCCTCGGCATCCACTGGGTCACGGACGTCGTCGCCGGCGGCGTCCTCGCGGCGGGGAGCGTCGCGGCGGCGAACCGGATCGTCGACTGA
- a CDS encoding FlaD/FlaE family flagellar protein codes for MSLNPRRYDVRELRRIADAPRDGADGAPRERALRRPNRNRAEQAARSAAFTELLQRRRGAQLNGGGAGEKPYLTAIPASPAAEREIGEWLGYLVDVGGHVRSRDALSYYGELDWVGDDAVAALTRRLEGFDAPTRDRPFTPADHRISLVSIVRIASCASDQ; via the coding sequence ATGAGTCTGAATCCACGACGGTACGACGTACGGGAGCTGCGCCGGATCGCGGACGCGCCGCGAGACGGTGCGGACGGAGCGCCTCGGGAGCGGGCGCTCCGGCGGCCGAACCGGAACCGAGCCGAGCAGGCGGCGCGCTCGGCCGCGTTCACGGAGCTGCTCCAGCGTCGGCGTGGTGCGCAGTTGAACGGCGGCGGCGCGGGGGAGAAGCCGTACCTGACGGCGATTCCCGCGTCGCCCGCGGCGGAACGCGAGATCGGCGAGTGGCTCGGCTACCTCGTCGACGTCGGCGGCCACGTGCGGAGCCGGGACGCGCTGTCCTACTACGGCGAACTCGACTGGGTCGGCGACGACGCGGTCGCGGCGCTGACGCGCCGCCTAGAGGGGTTCGACGCCCCGACGCGCGACCGACCGTTCACGCCGGCGGACCACCGGATCAGCCTCGTCTCCATCGTCCGGATCGCTTCGTGTGCGAGTGACCAATGA
- a CDS encoding cell division FtsA domain-containing protein gives MSDDESTDINESDESAAVGVKLGSTRTVLDIPDGRGGRERHSVLTCLATYEDAITGEEKVLFGEEAAVEYPDRVRFMLRSGLPEDDDSVADAERFFEAVVDAHDVPEDSAVVYAVPTIDNEAGVENLKSVIEGSSIGGVETRSYPESLCGAIPAYGDDLDAIDEVFVSVNLGSTTMEACAYRRGEQLSPFSTGSVTGNEVDRRIVAAVEEETQGRVHIDRTTAREYKEQHGDVYDFEPFTDVVQQPGGGSHEFTVDRGVQEPIDRYIDEAVDVVANEFLPELANDHMKPYQLALGRPLAITGGMACIPGLTEEFEKRLSEELDRDVEVVSPEDPATAAADGAARIAARLV, from the coding sequence ATGAGCGACGACGAATCCACGGACATCAACGAATCGGACGAATCGGCAGCGGTCGGCGTGAAATTAGGCAGCACCCGAACGGTGCTCGACATCCCCGACGGCCGGGGCGGCCGCGAGCGCCACTCGGTGCTGACCTGCTTAGCGACCTACGAGGACGCCATCACCGGCGAGGAGAAGGTGCTGTTCGGCGAGGAGGCCGCGGTCGAGTACCCCGACCGCGTGCGCTTCATGCTGCGCTCGGGGCTCCCCGAGGACGACGACAGCGTCGCGGACGCCGAGCGCTTCTTCGAGGCGGTCGTGGACGCCCACGACGTGCCCGAGGACAGCGCGGTCGTCTACGCCGTGCCGACCATCGACAACGAGGCCGGCGTCGAGAACCTCAAGTCGGTGATCGAGGGCTCCTCGATCGGCGGGGTCGAGACGCGGAGCTACCCCGAGTCGCTGTGCGGGGCGATCCCCGCCTACGGCGACGACCTCGACGCGATCGACGAGGTGTTCGTGTCGGTGAACCTCGGCTCGACGACGATGGAGGCGTGCGCCTACCGGCGCGGCGAGCAGCTCTCGCCGTTCTCGACCGGCTCGGTGACGGGCAACGAGGTCGACCGCCGCATCGTCGCCGCCGTGGAGGAAGAGACGCAGGGCCGCGTCCACATCGACCGGACGACCGCTCGGGAGTACAAAGAGCAGCACGGCGACGTGTACGACTTCGAGCCGTTCACCGACGTGGTCCAGCAGCCGGGCGGCGGGAGCCACGAGTTCACCGTCGACCGCGGCGTCCAGGAGCCGATCGACCGGTACATCGACGAGGCGGTCGACGTCGTCGCCAACGAGTTCCTTCCCGAGCTCGCGAACGACCACATGAAGCCCTACCAGCTGGCGCTCGGACGCCCGCTCGCCATCACCGGCGGCATGGCGTGCATCCCGGGGCTCACCGAGGAGTTCGAGAAGCGCCTCAGCGAGGAGCTCGACCGCGACGTCGAGGTCGTCTCGCCCGAGGACCCGGCGACCGCGGCCGCGGACGGCGCGGCGCGCATCGCGGCGCGGCTCGTCTGA
- a CDS encoding RNA-guided endonuclease InsQ/TnpB family protein: protein MAEVRRTVVVKLDLDDSDATLLHKTVEEYLWACNYVVRDAWQDDYKLTSKNKLHDRTYSDVREQTRLQANLVQSARNRAAEAIKGVIARWKNGKKASQPNFTTPSVRYDKRSATFHADHVSLSTVNGRIEAEYVLPPEGDNPQTTYLRNDEYEITGATLQYRDATDTFFLHIGTKADVESEIPDAGDAENSTVLGVDLGIEQIAVTSTGMFWSGDYLNHRRREYERVRAGLQRTGTESDHRTIEQIGDRETRWVADYLHRISKAIVQEAVAHGCDWIAFEELTDIRDRMPGAKKFHMWAFRQLYDYVAYKAEAEGIEATQVDPAYTSKRCSKCGTTLDENRQSQAKFCCQKCGYEINADYNAAKNIGFRLLRAGQKSPHGGATRHLALKSGTLNVNGGYSPATQ, encoded by the coding sequence ATGGCGGAAGTGCGTCGCACGGTCGTCGTCAAACTTGATCTGGACGACAGCGACGCGACTCTCCTCCACAAAACTGTCGAGGAGTATCTGTGGGCGTGTAACTACGTTGTCCGCGACGCCTGGCAGGACGACTACAAACTGACATCAAAGAACAAACTCCACGACCGGACGTACTCCGACGTGCGCGAACAGACGCGCCTCCAAGCGAATCTCGTTCAATCCGCACGCAACCGTGCCGCCGAAGCCATTAAAGGCGTGATCGCCCGGTGGAAGAACGGCAAGAAGGCGTCACAACCGAATTTCACAACGCCCTCCGTCCGCTACGACAAACGGAGTGCGACGTTCCACGCCGACCACGTGTCCCTCTCCACGGTAAACGGACGTATCGAAGCCGAGTACGTCCTCCCGCCGGAAGGCGATAACCCGCAGACGACATACCTCCGCAACGACGAGTACGAGATCACGGGTGCGACGCTCCAGTACCGCGACGCGACGGACACGTTTTTCCTCCACATCGGAACGAAGGCCGACGTGGAGTCAGAGATACCGGACGCAGGCGACGCCGAGAACAGCACAGTCCTCGGCGTCGACCTCGGTATCGAACAGATCGCCGTAACGTCGACCGGGATGTTCTGGAGCGGCGACTACCTCAACCACCGTCGCCGAGAGTACGAGCGTGTGCGTGCCGGGCTTCAACGGACGGGCACGGAGTCAGACCATCGAACGATCGAACAAATAGGTGACCGCGAGACGCGGTGGGTAGCGGACTACCTCCACCGTATCTCGAAAGCCATCGTCCAAGAAGCCGTCGCGCACGGGTGTGACTGGATCGCATTCGAGGAGTTGACGGACATCCGCGACCGGATGCCGGGAGCAAAGAAGTTCCATATGTGGGCGTTCCGCCAGTTGTACGACTACGTGGCGTACAAGGCTGAAGCAGAAGGTATCGAAGCCACGCAGGTAGACCCGGCGTACACGTCCAAGCGGTGTTCGAAATGCGGGACGACGCTGGACGAGAACCGGCAGTCGCAAGCGAAGTTCTGTTGCCAGAAGTGTGGGTACGAGATCAACGCAGACTACAACGCGGCGAAGAACATCGGATTTCGGCTACTCCGTGCGGGGCAAAAGTCTCCGCACGGAGGGGCGACACGTCACCTCGCCCTGAAGTCGGGGACGCTGAACGTGAATGGCGGCTACTCGCCTGCCACCCAGTAG
- a CDS encoding arsenate-mycothiol transferase ArsC, producing the protein MNDDAVTFGFVCVQNAGRSQMSAAFAERERRERGLDDRVEVVTGGTHPAEEVHPEVVEAMGELGIDLSDRVPREVSTAELNACDVVATMGCSTLTLADGVETRDWGLDDPHGQEIERVREIRDEIEGRVVALFDEFLDEA; encoded by the coding sequence ATGAACGACGACGCCGTGACGTTCGGGTTCGTCTGCGTCCAGAACGCCGGCCGCAGTCAGATGTCGGCGGCGTTCGCGGAGCGCGAGCGCCGCGAGCGCGGCCTCGACGACCGCGTCGAGGTCGTCACCGGCGGCACGCACCCGGCCGAGGAGGTCCACCCCGAGGTCGTGGAAGCGATGGGGGAACTCGGTATCGACCTCTCCGATCGCGTCCCTCGCGAGGTCTCGACCGCGGAGCTGAACGCCTGCGACGTCGTCGCCACCATGGGATGTTCGACGCTGACGCTCGCCGACGGCGTCGAGACCCGTGACTGGGGACTCGACGACCCGCACGGGCAGGAGATCGAGCGCGTCCGCGAGATCCGCGACGAGATAGAGGGGCGAGTCGTCGCCCTCTTCGACGAGTTCCTCGACGAGGCGTAG
- a CDS encoding AsnC family transcriptional regulator, whose translation MRTLDETDREIIRLLLADARRPYSDIAERVDLSAPAVSDRVDRLREVGVIEGFTLRIDGDALSDGLRVLATLAVAPADAERVHEAVAAHERVEHAFLTADGEVTVVARVEEGTARDLVDDAVGLDAVTELSVRPLDAHEWSPAVGDADLAVECVECGNTVTAEGESARIDGTLYHFCCGSCRENFEERFDRIEEGA comes from the coding sequence ATGCGCACCCTCGACGAGACGGACCGGGAGATCATCCGGCTGCTGCTGGCCGACGCGCGGCGCCCGTACAGCGACATCGCCGAGCGCGTGGACCTGTCGGCGCCCGCGGTGTCGGACCGCGTCGACCGCCTCCGCGAGGTGGGCGTGATCGAGGGGTTCACGCTCCGGATCGACGGCGACGCGCTCTCCGACGGGCTGCGGGTCCTCGCGACGCTCGCCGTCGCGCCCGCGGACGCCGAGCGCGTCCACGAGGCGGTCGCCGCCCACGAGCGCGTCGAACACGCCTTCCTCACCGCCGACGGCGAGGTGACGGTCGTCGCGCGCGTCGAGGAGGGGACCGCCCGCGACCTCGTCGACGACGCGGTCGGCTTAGACGCCGTGACCGAGCTGTCGGTCCGACCGCTCGACGCGCACGAGTGGTCGCCCGCCGTCGGCGACGCGGACCTCGCGGTCGAGTGCGTCGAGTGCGGGAACACCGTCACCGCCGAGGGGGAGTCGGCCCGGATCGACGGGACGCTGTACCACTTCTGTTGCGGCTCCTGCCGGGAGAACTTCGAGGAACGGTTCGACCGGATCGAGGAGGGCGCGTAG
- a CDS encoding heavy-metal-associated domain-containing protein has protein sequence MTTIDVDGMACTGCEDNVTDALGELPGVESASADHEAGTATVEGDVDVDAVVAAIEDAGYEASA, from the coding sequence ATGACGACGATAGACGTCGACGGCATGGCCTGTACCGGCTGCGAGGACAACGTGACCGACGCGCTCGGCGAGCTGCCGGGCGTCGAGTCCGCGAGCGCCGACCACGAGGCGGGGACCGCGACCGTCGAGGGCGACGTGGACGTCGACGCCGTCGTGGCCGCCATCGAGGACGCCGGCTACGAGGCCTCGGCGTAG